Proteins co-encoded in one Nicotiana sylvestris chromosome 7, ASM39365v2, whole genome shotgun sequence genomic window:
- the LOC138873949 gene encoding uncharacterized protein: MIVDEVNIPQGLTFKRTKVTITREKHARDYLLEDTLSFNDEDAEGIEQPHNDALVMSILMNKIKVKRVLVDPGSSANIIRSTIVEQLGLQDQIVPAAQVLNGFNMVSETIKREIMFLVNVDGTIQETKFHMIEGDMRYNALLGRPWIHNMRQYLQRFIKS; the protein is encoded by the coding sequence ATGATCGTCGACGAGGTCAATATTCCTCAGGGTCTGACATTTAAACGCACCAAAGTTACAATCACAAGGGAGAAGCATGCCCGGGACTACTTACTAGAAGATACCTTATCTTTCAACgatgaggatgcagaagggatcgaacagcctcacaacgacgcactggtaatgtctatccttatgaataaaattaaagttaaacgtgtgttggttgatccaggtagttcggcAAATATTATTCGATCGACGATCGTGGAGCAGCTTGGCCTTCAGGATCAAATCGTGCCTGCAGCTCAAGTGCTCAATGGTTTCAACATGGTAAGTGAAACCATCAAAAGAGAAATCATGTTTCTAGTGAACGTGGATGGAACTATCCAGGAAACGAAGTTCCACATGATCGAAGGTGATATGAGGTACAATGcgctgcttggaagaccttggaTCCATAATATGAGGCAGTACCTTCAACGTttcatcaagtcttga